Proteins encoded in a region of the Chryseobacterium piperi genome:
- the msrB gene encoding peptide-methionine (R)-S-oxide reductase MsrB, whose translation MENKEAKNNPYYSRTDTTKLNVSNEEWKKILAPDLYAVAREAATERAFTGKYNEFDEIGDYYCAVCGHHLFRSTSKFASSCGWASFFEADKEGVYYKKDSSYGMERVEVLCKRCDSHLGHIFDDGPKPTGLRYCMNSVSLEFVPDSQK comes from the coding sequence ATGGAAAATAAAGAAGCAAAAAACAATCCATACTATTCTAGAACTGATACTACAAAACTGAATGTTTCCAATGAAGAATGGAAAAAAATTCTGGCTCCCGATCTGTATGCAGTAGCAAGAGAAGCAGCTACAGAAAGAGCTTTTACAGGAAAATACAATGAATTTGATGAAATAGGAGACTATTATTGTGCCGTATGTGGTCATCATTTGTTCCGTTCTACCTCAAAGTTTGCAAGCAGCTGTGGTTGGGCGAGCTTTTTTGAAGCCGATAAAGAAGGGGTGTATTATAAAAAAGATTCCAGTTATGGAATGGAAAGAGTAGAGGTACTTTGCAAGAGATGTGATTCCCATCTGGGGCATATTTTTGATGATGGACCGAAGCCGACAGGGCTGAGGTATTGCATGAATTCTGTGAGCTTGGAATTCGTCCCGGATTCACAAAAATAG